cataataataattatgacggtatttgttaagcgcttactatgtgccagacactgtactaagcgctggggggtggatacaagcaaattaggatggactcaagtccctgttccacatagggaacacagtcttaatccccattttatggatgaggtaaccaagttacagggaagtgaagtgacttcctcaagaccacagagcagacaattggcagaagtgctgtggagctgagcgtggggtgaataaagggtacaaatccaagaaccaagataatgcagaagagagttggagaagaggaaatgagagcttagttgggaaaggcctcttggaggcgatgacattttaataaagctttgaaggtgaggaggttgatcctctgctggatatgaagatggagggagctccagatctgatggggttggtggtgagatagacgagatcgaggtacagtaagtagactggcattagaggagcaaactgggcAAGCTGGGCTGTGGCAGGAAATCAAAAAgggaaagtaggaggggacaagttggttgaggaccttaaagtctatggaaagaagtttctgtttgatgtgaagatggatggacGACCGCTGGAGATtcctgagaggggaaacatggactgaattgtttCCGTagcagaatgatctgggcagcagtatggactgcagtggggagagacagtagacagggagatcagtaaggaggctgatgcagtaatcaggtgaggtaggataaatacttggagcaacaaatagcattttggatggagagttatgggtggattttagcagtggtgtgaaaaaactcctcactcttggcttcaaagctcttgcctcctccttcctcacctcccttctctcattctacagcccagcccgcacactctgctcctctggtgctcacctcGCTGTACCTcattgtcaacccctggcccacacccttcctctggcccggaatgccctccctcctcaaatctgccaaactagcacacttctccccttcaaagccgtactgaaagctcacctcctccaggaggccttcctggactaagcccctcttttcctctgctccacctcccctccctgcatctcccactcactccctctgttcttctcccccgctccccccgcctcacagcacttgtgtgtatctaTGTTCAaatttatatttctatttattatgatatgtatatatctataattgtatgtATTTCTGTCGATGCTATtgatgttttgatgtctgtctccccccttctagactgtgagcccgttgcgggcagggattgtctctgttgctgaattatactttccaagcacttagtacagtgttctgcactcagtaagcactcaaatactattgaatgaatgattgaaaattgaacccagaggatttggtgacagattgaatatatgggttgaatcatagatgagtcaaggattatgccaaggttagAGGCAGGgaatctctgtttattgttgtattgtacgctcccaagcacttaatacagtgctctgcatatagtaagtgctctgtagtacaattgattgattggtgttgtCCACAATGTTGGGAACAGCATTGGGAGGACATAATTTGGCATTAGGAATTCTTCcactcccccactggactgaaagctcctggaggacagggtcCCTGGCTTACTATTTCTGGGTGTATCTGAGAGCctattacagtactttgcacactatGGGTGTGCAGGAGATACTGCAGATGGATGGCGGTTATGTCGAGGCGTGGAGGTACTTGATCCTGTGCATTTTTCTAGACTGTGTCCTCTTCTCAGGACGAAGGGCCCCTCAATGGCTCTTTGGACCTCAGAAGAACCTGCTGCCACCTCGAAAAAGTCCCCTGTGGTCCTACGTCCTGAGTCACTCGCTGAGAGAACACCCAGTGTTGAAGAAGCTGAGACTGGTCAGtaatggggaagatggggagggctaaCGTGGAGGTGGAGTGGTtgtcagggaagagaagaggggtgggGTTCTCCGCCTTAAGTCCTTTTCCGTCCTAGACATGGAGCGTCGGCCCCCTACCTCTTTGCATCCGGAGAGCCTCTGGCTCCTAACTGACAGGGCCCTCTAGACGTCACCTCATCACTCGCCGCTTCTGCCCCTTTCCAAACCCAGGGAAGTGGGTGTGGGATGacacttctttaaaaaaaaaaaacacattcccagAAGTGGAAACTCCACTGCTTCTTCAGTTGTCATCCCAGTGCCTCACCCCATCTTTTGGGAAGTTCATCCTTATATCTGATCTAAATCTCTCATTGCATTTCCTTTCCTTCGGGAGAGGGAAAGCCGCTGAAATCAATCCTCGCAGACCTGAAGCTGGTTAGCGATGGtcccctgccctctcttcttTGGGGTAGGGAATCTGGCTGCAGGGTAAGAtttcagagaaggggaggaaaaactgCTGTCTGTCTGTCCTCCAGCTCACCCTGGAGCAACCGAAGGGAGAAATGATGGTGACGGCAGAGCAAGCACAATTACTGGCCAACCTGGTCCGACTCATCAAAGCCAAGAAAGTCCTTGAGATTGGTGAGGGGATGTGGTGGGATGGATGGCAGGAGAATGGGacggaggcttttttttttttggtatttgttaagcgcttactaggtgccaagcactgttctaagtgctgggtacatacaaggtaaacaggttgtcccccatggggttcacagatttaatacccattttacagatgagagaactgaggccctgagacgttaagtgagttacccaaggtcacacagctgacaagcggcagagccgggattagaacccatgacctctgactcccaagtccgtgctctttccactgagccacgctccttccccctGGCTGGAGGGCCCTGGTTTTTCTCTGACCTCGGAGTCTCCAAAACTTTCCAGCCAGATTTGCGAAGAGCTTTCCAAAAGCACCAGGCAGAAAAATGCGTTTTGTCCCTGCCATTTCCCAGTACCTTCACATACCCTCATCCTGCTCCCCAGATCACTGGGCCCACAGAACACCAATGTTTCCCGAAGCAGGTAAATTTAGATTACCCGGCCAGGCCAGGGAGTCCCGCAGAAGTCAGTgtggcattttttgagagcttactgtggaatagcaccgtcctaagtgcttagaagagtacagtacaatggaattggtagacatattctctccccacaaggagctcacagtttaggggaACAACACTGAAAGAagtgagaggaggcagagagtgtATTCGGCCTGCCGCCTGATTTCTTCCAACCCACCTGTACAGTTGGGTTAACCCAGGCACTAGGGTACCACCTCCATCTCCACCGGGCCATAGGTGGAGTCATGGGGAggcagtgtgatgtagtggaaagagcagggagctgGTGGTCACGGTCAAGAGCCCTGGGTTCAAAGCCCCACTCTGCCATtgacctgctgcgggaccttggataagtgacttaacctttctgtgcctctggatcccgatctgtaaaatggggatgattcactcactgtgagcagagaaagtgtctgttaattctgttgtattgtactcttccaagcacttagtacagtgctctgcacattggaagtgctcattaaatacgattgattgacagtcCCTGGgttggacagggacggtgcctgttgcgattatcttgtatctatcccagtgcctagcacaaggcTCAGCACAGGGTAAGTGTTGAATAGGTCCCATTATGACAGTCATCTGTGTGTCTTTCCCCAGGCACATTCACAGGGTACAACACACTGAGCCTGGCACTGGCCCTGCCTGATGATGGTCGAGTGGTGACCTGTGCAGTCTGTGCCTCGTTTGCCGAGGTTGGGCGACCCCTCTGGAAGGAGGTaagttcactcagtcgtatttattgagcgcctactgtgggcatcCCAGCAGCAATTCCTGACCCCAATATATAAGAAGAGTGATATTtggacttcataataataataataatgatgattgtgatatttgttaagcgctaactatgtgccaggcactgtactaagcgctatggtggataaaaccaaattgggttgcacacagttactgtgtgccaagcactgggggtagatacaaggtaatcaggtcagacacagtccctgtcccgcaccgggctcacagtctgagaaggaagaagagcaggtatttggtccccattttacaggtgaggaaactgaggcacagagaagttaacatttagactgtgagcccgtcgtttagactgtgagcccgtcattgggcagggattatctctatctgttactgaattgtacattccaagctctgcatatagtaagcactcaataaatactattgaatgaatgaatgaaatgacttccccaaggtcacccagcaggcaagtggcagaacaaggattaatACCCCAGTCTTGGAGCCAGAGAGGGCTGGCTcagcctctccctgccacccTTCTGGCTAGGACCTCCTCTGTCCCACCGTGAGCAGGAGATGTCACCCAGGATTCAGTAAgagtttcctctcttccccatgtTCCCTTGCGTGTTCACCCACTGGCCCCAAGAGTGGATTCTGAAGATCCTCCTTAAGCTTCCATTACGCACGGTCCTTTGCGGTCTCTCTCTTGGACCGGCAGCCTTTTTTAGTGCCTGAGCTTTCGGCAAGAGCTCTTGTTTTTAGATTAGCTGTCACCTCAGCAAGAGGTCTTGTTTTTAGATTACTAGATTCCGAATGTTCCGAAATCCTCCCAGCCTCATCTTCATGGTTGGACCATGAGACTGGGGTACCTGCGAATCCTCCTTAAAGAGACTCAGATGTGCCTGGGGGTAGGGAAGGGTCTCTTCATCTAACATCCCCAACCTCCAACGtcaccctcagcctcccacccgGAGCTCCTTCCACTCTATTTTTTTCTGGTTCTAGGCTGGCGAGGAGCAGAAGATTGACCTGCACATTAAACCGGCACTCCAGTTGCTCGGTAAGTGGGAGGCACGGCTGAATGTTGGTGATTcagcgattgaatgaatcaccgaGGTTGGGCATTGGCCCCTGGCCAGCCTGACCACAGCTGAGCTCCGCCTATTGGATGGGTGTCCTTTGTTCGGGGCCTTCTCAGGAAGCTGTTGGCACCTCTGCACGGGTGGGAAGAGTGAAATCAGCAGGGCAGAGGAAACTCCAAGTCCCCTGAGCTGGGTGTGGCCAAGGTTGCCAGCTACAGCTCGGCTCAAATCTGCACTTTGTTCTTAGTGGCAGCGGGTAAAGTTGGCAGTGCCAGGTTAAGAGGCATGGCATCCTCAGATAGCCAGTTTGGTACAAATTGTGGGCTCACTTTTCGACCTACTGTGCAGCCATAGGGTTTGTGCTacatttctgtacctcagtttcccctctaacATAATAGTTACAAGGaacacatagtaggccctcaatactattgattttgaaatggtattcattaatcacttaacacatatccttactgatctccctgcctccagctccttctctctccaatcCATTTACTCTGCTGTTCGGATGATCTTTCTAAACCATTCTGCACTCAGGTCTCCACTCAGTCAAAAGGTTACAgattgtgtactaagcactgggtaggtataagataatcagtagaGATTACTactgcccgcccctcccccagcctctcccacagGGCTCATGTTCCAAGGGGTagctatcttatctccattttattgacgaggaaacagacactgagattgagcgactttcccaaagtcacataggaggccagcggcaagagcccgatCGAGATTTCATGGTTCCtaatcccctgctctttctataAGGCCACGTTGCTctttcagaaacctccaatggttaacAACCTCTTaattaaaaagaaactcctcaccattcattCTGAGACACTGTCAGCTCtctcttcctacctaacctcactgatttcctactacaacccaatccacacatccCACTCCCCTAACACTACCCTATTCtatctacctcgatctcatctatccctccaccaccccttgcccacatcctccctcagttctggaactccctcctctttcatatctgacagtccaccactctctcaccttcaaaaccctcctaaaatcacatctcctctaagaggcattcccagtctaagtaatcCTTTTACTTCCCCTATCCGTTCTCTCCGAGTCaactgaacttggctgtgtacctcttaagcactttgatactcaccccagcccccaacaagtttatgtaaatattcctatattttatttctcctatctctaatctattttaatgtctgtctccccctgtagattgtaaacctgtgttcagggatcgcatctaccgacGCTTTTTTgtccttccccaagtgcttagtacggtgctctgtacacagtaagcactcagtaaataccattgattgatggaggtaaATATGTGCCATCCAGAGAGGCAAATGTTACTTCCAATTTTTGCTTGCTTTCCTGGAACCTGGCTGCAGACCCAGAATAAAGATCCCCTCCCCACTCTTGCTCTGGGAGGGCTGCGGGACTCTGGTTTTAGAAGAATATAAGCATTATGGGGAAGGGTCACAACCAGTGGACAGGAGCCTCCTACCCAGCCTTGCAGAAATATCAGAACATTTACCAGTCCAAGAAATACTGCCTAGCCAGGTTGCTTAAGTACTGAGATCTGCTTCATTATCACCTGACCCTGGGCATGTAGTATCTACATGGCTCAACCCATGGATTGTCTCCTGGGGATTGCTGTTGGTCCTGCCTATACTCGCCGCCAGTGAGTGGAAAAGGGAGAATGGCttgaagctcattcattcattcatatttattgagcacttactgtgtgcagagcactgtactaagcgcatggaatttacagttgggaaacagagacaatccctgcccaataaggggctcacagtctaaatgggggagacagcaaagcaaaacagaacaaaacaaaacaagtagtctggcgcagaGCCTCCCTGGGTGGGGTGGGTGTCTGCATGTGGAAAGGGCCGTATGCCTAAGCATGTGTATTTTGGGCAGAGGAGCTCTTGGCTGCAGGAGAGGACAGCACCTTCGATGTGGCCTTCGTTGACGCGGACAAGGATAACTGCACCGACTATTATGAGAAGTGTCTTCGTCTCATCCGGCCAGGAGGCATCATCGCCATCAACAATGTGAGTTTGGAAAgtttgggctggggaggggcggctAAAATCCCCCTGCGGCATCTCCTTACCTATTGGTCCGTTTGAGCCAGGTGGCCCGATGAACTAAGAATCAGGGCTCCTGGAGCCTTTCCTcaacctcttcccttcctccttccctcattcccttctgccaGGGCCAAGTTCCTAACTCGCCCCATGACCAGAGGCATCGACCTCATGCAGGCAAGAGAAGCTTCAACTTCCCAGAATGGTTTAAGCAGGGTGGGCAGCTACACGCCTGCTCAGCCCTTCCCCACCACACCATCCTTTGGAGTCAGAAAGAGACGGGTGTTGAGCTGAGATTTTGGCACACTACCTCTTAGCCCCGCAGTCGGGAGGACACCGCCACCCTGGCTTTTCCCACCCTATGGGGCTTTGGGCCCCGGTGTCCATCTCACCCCCGGCTCCAACTCCATTGTTGGTCCGACTGCGGCAGTTCCAGACTGAGAGGCTGATGGGCTTTATACCAGCTGCATCCACCCCACCACATCCCCAGAGAATCCTCCACCCTTCCAGGGAGCAACAGTGGGAGGGAGGCGAGCAGATGGCCTGGCCTCTGGGATCCTAGAGCCccgggagggcaagagaaacagtgtgttgGCCCCAGTGAGTTCTGttgtcctcccccctcttcccctccctcctctccttgccccacaTTCCCCtcaacactcaaaatgaaaagtgggcaCCCCTGCCTAAGCTTAATTTTCCTTGAGCTTACCCTctgccccaaaccctctccctcaCCATTCTCCCGGATATTAGCTTCAGTCCTGGGACAGAAAGTGCTGCTGGCACAAAGATTCACTTGGTCAACTGTGCACCCTCCAGAAAATTTGGAAGTGATTTTTAAATCCTATTTGCGTACTATGTAAGGCCTAAAAAACTCAGAAATCTCCTTCCCAACCTCACCTTCTGCTTCTTTCAGCTATGTTGGACTGAGGGAATCTTGCCTGGAAATAAACTTCAGTTGGGTTCCCAGTCAGAGAATCCGgttgccccggggccccgggcatCTATACCGGGAGTCACGAGCTGTCTTGACCTCCCTGCAGGTTCTCTGTCATGGAGAAGTGCTGACGCCAAGGAAGGGTGACCTGGCCATCCAGCGAGTTAATGACCTGAACAAACGGGTGTTCCGAGACCCTCGAGTCAACATCAGCTTGGTGCCTTTGGGGCCTGGTATGACCTTGGCCTTCAAACTCTAGAGAGGCTGCCCGGTGGCCTGGAACCCACAGAGGCAGGAGGCCTGTAGCAGAACCAGGCCAACCAGTCACCGGAGGTAATGGGGCTTTAAAGATAATGCTGGTTGGGTAGAGCTGGGCCTGCCCAGGATAGTGGGGGAAAGAAAACGGTGACTCAGAATGGTCGCAGACAATTGAGGAAAGATGCTCTAATTTTTTTGTAAGGCAATAAATAAattttttgtattattattattattattaaagggagactCCACCTAGAACTTGCGACCTTATTGTGTCTCATCATATGGGTTTCTGCATCCCATAACAAAATgacagtgatatttaagtgcttactgtgtgtcaagcactgtactaagccctggggtgtttcgagcaaattgggttggacatagccccagaCCCTCATGATtctcagggaatttaagtgatttgcctaaggtcacacagcagacaagtggtggagcagggataagaaggataagaacccattattttctgactcccaagcctctgcttagTTTCTTAGTCTATTATGCTCTGGCCTCACTGCcaagatacgagaagcagcgtagtggatagagtatgggcctgggagtcagaaggtcatgggttctaattccggctccgccacttgtctgcttgagcaagtcacttcacttctctatgcttcagttccctcgtctgtaaaatggggattaagacattgagccccaagtaggacaatgactgtatccaacctgatttgcttataccccagtgctttagaacagtgcctggtacatagtaagtgcttaacaaataccattataattactattattattatttttattattaagctttGTAGAGGCAGCCTGGTCTAAGGAAGAGagcttggtctgggagtcaggaggcctgagtctgagatccagctctgccactgacctgctttataataataataataatggtggtattttttaagcgcctactatgtgccaagcacggttctgagtactagggtagataaagagtaatcaggttgtcccacatggggcctcacagttttaatccccattttacagatgaggtagctgaggtacaaagaagttgtgacttgcccgaagtcacacagctaataagtggcagagccaggattagaacccaggtcctctgactcccagaacgtgctctttccactaaaccacgctgctttgttaCAAGGCAATTGCTACTCCAGATTacgtcttctgcaaaatggagatatctGCTTCTTTCTACCTTTCAGAGATTCTGAGAAAATGAAATTGTGAGGTCAACTTATATAAACAAAAGCGCTATTACAAATTCAAGTattaaagcttgttgtgggcggggaattgtattgtatttaatgagcgctcaattgtatttagtgagcactcactctgtggaactgtgctctgcacactgtaagtgttcagtgaataccattgattcaaggaagagggaggagcagtgtggtcctgagacagataataatgttggtatttgttaagcgcttactatgtgcagagcactgttctaagtgctggggtagatacagggtgatcaggttgtcccatgtgaggttcacagttaatccccattttccagatgaggtaactgaggcacagagaagttgtgacttgcccacattcacatagctgacaagtggcagagctgggatt
This portion of the Ornithorhynchus anatinus isolate Pmale09 chromosome 3, mOrnAna1.pri.v4, whole genome shotgun sequence genome encodes:
- the COMTD1 gene encoding catechol O-methyltransferase domain-containing protein 1; amino-acid sequence: MPRFFVSKEAAVGTAVLGAAFAVGVAVGRRAPQWLFGPQKNLLPPRKSPLWSYVLSHSLREHPVLKKLRLLTLEQPKGEMMVTAEQAQLLANLVRLIKAKKVLEIGTFTGYNTLSLALALPDDGRVVTCAVCASFAEVGRPLWKEAGEEQKIDLHIKPALQLLEELLAAGEDSTFDVAFVDADKDNCTDYYEKCLRLIRPGGIIAINNVLCHGEVLTPRKGDLAIQRVNDLNKRVFRDPRVNISLVPLGPGMTLAFKL